One genomic region from Sorangium aterium encodes:
- a CDS encoding PAAR-like domain-containing protein — protein MLPASNNGAGMNIGFPDVCLTPVGPVVVPIPYPNFALNAMAVNFSVKVKVSMMNALNLGTTIPMTFGMEPGVAHPLYMDVGAYVAGNSKVIIEGLPAINLTCPTTGNAGNNAVGAVLVPSAVNVFYTCAMAPEEVLPGVGNVEHALLSDGIGVIRIRVFSLDVPALVYRAIRVLEAEGMRELVIDLRDNPGGELRAFVELAGDFLPAGSVVATVTDGDGDEVVYRSR, from the coding sequence GTGCTGCCTGCGAGCAACAACGGCGCCGGGATGAACATCGGGTTTCCGGACGTGTGCCTGACGCCGGTGGGGCCGGTGGTGGTGCCGATCCCGTACCCGAACTTCGCGCTCAACGCGATGGCGGTGAACTTCTCGGTGAAGGTGAAGGTATCGATGATGAACGCGCTGAACCTCGGCACGACCATCCCGATGACCTTCGGGATGGAGCCCGGGGTGGCGCACCCGCTCTACATGGATGTCGGCGCCTATGTGGCGGGCAATTCCAAGGTGATCATCGAGGGGTTGCCGGCGATCAACCTCACCTGTCCCACGACCGGGAACGCCGGGAACAACGCGGTGGGCGCGGTGCTGGTGCCGAGCGCGGTGAACGTGTTCTACACGTGCGCGATGGCGCCGGAAGAGGTGCTCCCGGGCGTGGGGAACGTGGAGCACGCGCTGTTGAGCGATGGGATCGGGGTGATCCGGATCCGGGTGTTCTCGCTGGACGTGCCGGCCTTGGTGTACCGGGCGATACGCGTGCTCGAGGCGGAGGGGATGCGGGAGCTGGTCATCGATTTACGGGACAACCCCGGAGGAGAGCTGCGGGCGTTCGTGGAGCTGGCGGGGGATTTCCTGCCCGCGGGGAGCGTCGTGGCGACGGTGACGGACGGCGACGGGGACGAGGTGGTCTATCGCTCGCGGC